The Candidatus Neomarinimicrobiota bacterium genomic sequence CAATTTCGAGCACAAATTTTGCAAAGGCAGCTTGACCTAGAAAAAGTATCAAACCGAATAGACCGCCTGCTATATAAAAAACTGCACACCACACTGCGGACATGACATATCCTGTAATCATTCTATTCTGAAATGAAAAGATACGAATTGATTTTGTACGAAGTCTTTTGAGTTCGAGATGCCATGCACTGAGATGCCCCATGAATGTTGAACGGACGGCAAACGCGTACACATTTTCGCCTCGCTTCGCAGTAGCAGGATCTGCTTCGGTGCCCACCGTTACATGGTGGCCATATACATGTTCAATTGCAAAATCCGAATTGCAGCTGGCTGCCAAAAGCCATCGACCCTCAAACATTGCCAGGCGGTCTTTAATACGATGGGTGAGTTCATGCGCCACATTGGTTCCATATCCTGCCACTAAAAAACCAACCCCCAACAATGCGCCGATATAATCTGACCCAATATTTCCATTTCGCGCTGAAAGCAGATCGTAGTTCGTCACGCCGCCTAACCACAGTCCCAAACTCAAAAAGTCATCCAAACCTTTTCCGGTTGACCAAGCAAATCCCAACAAGAGAATAACTATTACCGGCAATGCTAAATGCAAAGGTATTTCTAAAAGCATTGGATAGTGAAAATCGGGCTGATTGATATCATCGCCCAGGAAGGTGTCTCCTAAAATCATGACAAAAAATAATACAACAAAACCCAACCACATCCAGTGACCACCCAGAAAAATTCCCCACAAAACAAATCCTGTAAGAATGGGCGTAAGATAGTATTTCAG encodes the following:
- a CDS encoding alkane 1-monooxygenase, producing the protein MKYLKYYLTPILTGFVLWGIFLGGHWMWLGFVVLFFVMILGDTFLGDDINQPDFHYPMLLEIPLHLALPVIVILLLGFAWSTGKGLDDFLSLGLWLGGVTNYDLLSARNGNIGSDYIGALLGVGFLVAGYGTNVAHELTHRIKDRLAMFEGRWLLAASCNSDFAIEHVYGHHVTVGTEADPATAKRGENVYAFAVRSTFMGHLSAWHLELKRLRTKSIRIFSFQNRMITGYVMSAVWCAVFYIAGGLFGLILFLGQAAFAKFVLEIVNYMEHYGLYRSPESRVGPEHSWNTNKRISSIVLFSLTRHSAHHEKPMVKFWKLDPYNDAPQMPYGYLTTLVLCLVPPVWYRIMNPRLVEWDRKYGNAQSLL